Within the Miscanthus floridulus cultivar M001 chromosome 2, ASM1932011v1, whole genome shotgun sequence genome, the region CCCAATGCTAATGGAAGTGAAAGAAGAAAATGGAAAATAGAAAGTAGTAAGGCTAGACttagatcacaatcatgagctcaGTCCAGACAATAGGAATCAACTATTCACCCACAGAAAATATATGACAGACATGGAGAAGGCAATGATAAGGACATCGAATGGAAATAACATATGAACTAGAAAGATGATTGCAATACTCTCATATCTCAGAGGCAATGTAACAGCCCTGCCATATAAAACAAAGCACGTGCAGAATGAGAGAACAAAGATAAATAGGGAACTCAAAGGAAATGACATGAACAAAGTCATGCAGTAGTTTATGAAGATGGCAGCAGAAGATCAAACATTCTTCTATAAATTTCATGTAGATGAAGAGAACAAAGTGAAGAACATCTACTAGAGAGAAGGCATATCACTCAAATGGTATGCAGAGTACGGGGACTGCCTAAGTTTCGATACAACATATATGACAAATAGATATAACCTTCCATTTGCACCTATAGTTGGGATATCAGGGCATGGACATACTCTTATATTTGGATGTGCACTCATCTCTGATAAAACTATAGACACATTCAAATGGCTATTCGAGGCATTCCTAGAATCTATGGGAGGAAAACATCCAAAGACCATAATTACAGACCAAGACCAAGCTATGAGAAGGGGCCATAGAAGCAATAATGCCACAAACAATTCACAAGATTTGTTTCTTTCATATAAAATCTAAATGGTACAACAAAAATGGGAAGTGCTTTGCAGTAAACAAAGGCTTACCAGAGACATTTGAAGACATAGTGAACAACTCATTGATAGAAGAAGAATTCAAATATCAATGGCAGAAAATGATTGTAGATTACAAACTAGAAGGGAATAAGTACTTCAAGAAAATGTGGAAAACCGGGAACAGGTTCATACCAGTATATTTCAAAGAAAATTTCTATCCATTTCTTCAAACCACTGGAAGAAGTGAGCAGACGAATGCTAGGATCAAGGACAACGTTGGACCTACATACAGCATACTAAGCTTCATGAAAGAATACCAAAGAATAATTGATAGAATCAGGATAATGGAGAGTACTAAAGATAATCAGAGTAAACAAAAGAGACCTAAAGAACTACAGACTGTATACAAGATAGAGTAACAAGCAGTTGAATGTTATAACAGGAACATATTCCTAAAGTTTCAGTACCAGCTCAAAATGACAGAGAGGCTAAAATACAAAGAGATAGAAGATGGGAAATGTTTCGAAGTATGGCACAAATCAAACAAAGTTCAGCAGGTACAAACAAACAGAAAATATGTAGTCCTAACAGATCTTACCAAAGGGAAAGAGGAATTCACTTGCATTTGTGCAAAATTCAGCAAGGATGGAATACTATGTAGCCACATACTAAAAGTCATAGTTGAAGAAGAAATAGATGAGATACCTAAAAAGTACTTTATTGACAGATGGAGGAAGAAGGAATCCAAAATCATGATGAGACAAATAGAAGACACACCTGCAACCAATGAACTGCTAAGATTCAATGTCTTGTGTAGGAAAGCAGCAGTGCTTACATCTAAAGGATCAAAGAGTGAAGAAATGATGAGTTACCTGGATGAAGAATTTGATAGGATTGATAAAGAGATGGACCTAATTGCAAAGGCactagaagaagaagatgatgattccATAAATGACGAAGAACGACACAATGATGGCGTACAAGCAACATCATCAACGACTATTGAAGAAAGTCTACAACTACAAGATCCAAAAAGGATAAAGCGAAAGGGACAACCAAAGAAACCAAAAAGACTGAAAACAATAGTAGAAGAAATAAGAGAAAAGATAGCTGCAAcaaaagctaaaaagaagaagaaggcagcAAACTCAAGTAAGAGATCACAACTAAGATTCTTTTCTAAAACAAATAAGCAAATCATAAAAAAAATTAAGCAAACTTATTACCAATTTTTTTTGATATGCAGGCCCAACTGCAAAGAGCAAGAAGCAGAAGAAGGCAAGAGAAGACAATGTAGATGAAGGCAGAAGACCAAGATAAAAAAAGTGATTATCAGCACAAATGAGGACATAGAATATGACATATTTATATTTCAAAAGAGCTATTATCATGTAACCTCTATTATAATGTAAGCGTATACAGGAGTTTAGACATGGACAAAAACATCATATTGAACTCAGTCTGTATTGAGATTTCCTAAGGCAGATGCAACTGCCCAAAAAAGACAAAGAAACTGAAAAAAGGAACCATTCAGATTGCAAACTCCTTGAATCATATACTACAGCACCAGAAGACTCTACTCCTGTCAATAGAAGAGGATGTGAATCAGAATATCAACATAGAAACAACAAGATTAACAAAATGAAAATTTCAAAACAAACCTAAAGTTTGAAATCATACACATGATGTTTCATGCCAATGTTCTTGTGATGAAAAATAGCTCATTTGCAATCTTAACTCTGATGGATGGAATATCTTCATGACTAAACCTATTGCCAAAAAGGACCCTGGGAGACATCCAGTGCTCAAGGAACATCATAGCATAAATTCTAGAATTAGAACTGCACAAAATAAAGAATAATTAAAATGAAGAAGCAAAAAAAACTACGCCTATAGAAATGAAACATAGCAGTGATAACAAAACAACCAACCATAACCGCCAAAAAACTAGAATGTAAACTCCATATAATATGCACTGAAATAGAAAAATAAACATAACAGATACTTATGAATTATCAAAAGGTTGCTCAGGAACAATAGGGTACTCAACTCCATAAAAATTGAAATCCATGTCAACTTGAACAAATTTATTCCAATGATACTGAAAAGAGTTTATCTGCATTGACACatgaacaaaaataaataaaaaatatataataacaAGCAATCAAACTAAAGGAGAAAAAAAGAAAGTGCATACAAGCCTTCCTTCAATATCTTGATGATACTCAGAATTGCGGCTATACAATGAATCAAGAAATGCAAAATGACGGTCCTTAATGTCAACCACAAAAACAAACCAATGCTTCTCATGCAATATAGGGAAGAAAAGCTGAAAACATATGAACAGAATTAAATACACATAAAGAAATATAAATAGAAGcaaaacaaaaataataaaaaattgataATATCAAGTTAGATTGATGCAATGGTCTAGCCTTAGCAGACCTTCTAAAAGATCGCTGCAACAACTGTTGGTCAGCTTCATCATAATCCAATAACAGATTATCCTAAGAATAATGCAAAACAAAGAGCATTAGTTAAACAAATTAAAAACATCAtcaaattttatttaaaaaaaagagagaagaaaaacttacaccaatgtttgagaagaaatAATACCTTTTTGAGAATTCGGGATGACCATTTGGCTTCGAAAACAAGCTATAGCAGAAACAAGATACAACAAAAGTATTGACAAAATCTCTAGGTTTCAAAGATTCACCAAGAGACCAAAAAGTACAGCGAACACCAGACAAAGACACTGCATCTGCACTGCACAATgcaaaacaaattaaaaaaaagctATAGAACACATCGAGATAAGCAAAATACAATCAATGAAAATAGAACTAACCTCTGAAACTCAGAAGAAGCCAACTTACAAAGAATCTTGTAGTTTTCTACTTCAGACTTACTGACTTCATAGAACTTAGACTTGAATGTCTCATAATCACCATGAAACAGAGGACCAGGATTCACAAACCTCCTAGGACCATGTAAAGGAACCTTTCCACCTGTAGATACAACTTGAGACTTATGTATAAATGAATGGCTTAAAGGAGCATAATTAGGCAAAGACTCATATATAAGAAAAAAGAAGAATGAATAGATAACTACAACAGCACTGACTAGAAAGCAAAGAATCTAGAAAAATAACAACAATTTGAAACAACAATACCTTAACTGGAGCCTTTGATGCAGAAGGCAAAGAACCACCAGAACTGCAAGGATTCAAATGATGTTCTGCATGATGAGGGGAAGGAGAGCACTGATTAAAATATAGGGTTTGCATAACCAATTGGGcctaaaaagggaaagaaatcaTAGAAAATTTCAAATACAAAAAcatcattttaaaaaaaaatacaaaatcaaataaaaaacttaCACTAGAATTTGGCAGGCCACACTTCTTCACTGAACCAGCACTCTGAAAACATAAAAAATCATAATAAAAATAAGTATAAAAAGTAAATAAGCAAAGAACAATAACAAATGAAACatccaaaaataaaaaaatctaaccTTCTAAGAAAAATATATTGAATACCCAGGCATAGGAGAAGGGGATATAGAATTAGGGGCATACTTGTTTTCAAGATCTGTAGAATTGGAAAGCCCAATAAAAACTGATTTCTTCAGACAACCTTTCCTCAAAGACTTTGAATTAGAAATATCACCAAGAGGATTCCTAGAACTAGACATAAGCTTAGGAGAGCTAGGACCAACATCAGTATAACctataaaaagaaaaatatatatataaggtatcagaaaataaaaatttcttgaaacagaaaagaaaatgaaCAGAGAACAAAACAAACTAACAATTCTTCTTTAGCTTAGACACACCATCAACAACATTACCATTAGAAGGCTGCaaaaaaagatgagaagaaaataaaaaaaaagtaaatTACATGAGtaaaaaaacaaatagaaaaaAGATATTAGCTACAAACACATACATCATTCAAGTTTTGGTGAAGTTTATACTGAGAAGGATGAAGAACTTCAAGATCTGGATCATACTTTCCTGTAAAAGGAGAAACTACAAGTAATAAAAAAATAACaatgaaaaaaaacaaaacaaaaaaataaaaaaataacctaCCATTAGAATTAACACCAGAGCCCCTAAGATCAGCTTCAGAAATAATAGGAGAAGCATCAAGCCCACCAACAGGGGAACCGAAGTGCTCATCTTTTTCAACGGAATCAGATAGCAGCATGATAACTTCCAAAACTAAAACCTGAGACATCTCACTAACAGAATACACATGCTTCCAAAGTTTGATAAAGATCAATCTCATTTCATCAGACAAAGCAGTAATCGAATTAACGTTAAAGTTGACAGAAACACCATAATTCAAGCAATGCTTCTCAATAAGCTTGTGAATAGCATCCTTCAATTCTATAGGGAGCTTGCAGCGAGCATAAGAATCAAGCTTTCTAAAAAATTCATCATCAATAGTCTGGTGGAGGATTTGAGGAAGCAAGCTCATATCCTAAAGGAAAAATAATAGAAAAAATACAAAACATTCAATACATAAAGTTTGAAAGGATGCATATCAAAAAGAACATGTAAAGGTAcaaaaacatatataaaatagGGATACAATCTTAATTTACACTAATCAAAACTAGGAGTTACACCATAATAATCACCATAACTTCAGTACAAGTAAAGTGTAAACCTGGTATAATAATCATAGAAACTAAAAATCACATTCAATAATTTCTAAGAGAAAAGAATCTGACTAAAATAAATCAAACAAGAAACTGACAAAGATGTAATTCATAATAGACATAAGCAATCATACAGACATATCCTAGCTCAGTAAAAAAAAGAAACAGGCAAGCAACAAACTACTTAAAAAATGGGAAAATTATGCAAAAACAAAAAATACAGAAAGGATAAGAAAAAAATTACCTTAGCATAGCAGGTCCTTGAATAATCCATAATAGGATGGTACCCAAAATAACCTTCTTGTCTCTTGTCAAGACTTGAATACTGCTTAATCATATTTTTTTTCCATACAGATATTCAAGGAATAGTGGAAGCGACTTGATGAGATCCAAAATGGACGCGATCAAGATATAGAACCTAACaacaatataaataaaaaataaaacatacatgAGCATAAATAAAAAAAGTAGGAACAAAGGAAAAAACTTACAGCAAGGAAGCAcagacaaccaccaagagtagttTGCTGAGTAGATTTGCAACTCTTCAACTGATTGAATAACTTGATATACTCAAGCAACCAAGATAGGATATATCCACACCAGTCATAAGATCGAATCTTATCAAGGTCTTCAAAGATGCCAAAAAAATTGTGACAAGGAACCACAGAAGATTTCGGACAAATGAAAGTAATCATCGCAACGACAATGAAGCAAACAAACATATCATCATCAGACATTTCTTTCTTAGAAACAAGAGCCTCAGAAAAGAAACTGATTGGAGGAACATTATCCTTTCCAAATCTTGACAGCAAACAAAGCTTGCCAGCAGTATAATCAGTGGGAAAAGGAGATCCACCAAATGGAAGGTTAAGAACCAAGTGAACAACCTTCTTAGTGAGAGAAATAACCATGCCATCAACAACTATATCGCCAGAGTTATAGTTCATAAGGCGAGCAACCTAATGAACAAAATTTCTAGGCACAGAACAGTTATCAAACAAGAGAAGAGAACCAAATCCATACTTTCGAATCACATCTTTACAATCTTCAGAAAGAGAATTTATCACATTAGAGAATGTTATGATAAAAAATCTTGAGAAACCAACTTTAGGTCTACCATCAGACTTCTTTTTGACTTAAAGTAGTAAGCATagtaataaaataaaaattaaaaaagaTGATAGAAAAAATTCAAATAGAAAAAGAAAGTCAGGAACAATACATACATTATGACTCAAAGACATCAACAGCTTCTTCTTCAAAGACTTTAGCCTAGAACActgaacaacaaataaaaaacaaaacatgATAACAGTTGGGATAAGAGGAGCAGGGGGGTAATATGACAAAAACAAACAATAAAAACACAAAGCCTTACTTCTTTCATATACTCCTTGTACAAAGCTTCATTGAAAGATTGATGACCAAGAGAAAATGAATCCTAGAAAAAACAAATATCAATGAAATGAAACAAATGCAACCAATTCAGAGGATAGAAAAAAAATACTTACATATGAatcaacaagatcatcataattGGAGTCATCATTTTTATCAGGATCAGGAGAATCAAGAGGCAAAgacaactcatcatcatcatgagttCATGACCATCAGAACAATCGCTACTTGCAAGGTCCACAAAGGTAGCCTTCCTTTTCCTAGCCATCTAAGATGAACTCATAATATAAGAACACAATAAGaactgaattttttttaaaaaataatcaaTCTTAAAAACAACATTGATAGATCAGAACTCAAAACAGGTCCAACCACTAACCAAAGTTCATGAGAGACTAGAGAAAACAAACAAAGCTGACACTTACTACAACTATCACCTAAAAGGTAATACAAACAAATATGACAATGACTACAACAAAAATTACTTGAGCAACTAAACATAAATAATCCTAAAAACAGACATTGACAAAAAAGTTGCATCTAACACCTAAAACTTAAATCCTAGAAATAAAAAATAAGACAAATTATATCATGTGGACTCTAGtatgagaaaaaaaaatagagcaCACACTCAAAGACATACTGCTGAACTTTACTGCCGATGCTCTGAACCTCTTACTGACAGGATTTTTAGGACGCTAAGGTATAAACTAACTTCATTCTTTTAGCTTGATCAAAATAAAATGCAATGTTACCATAATCAAAGACAATATCTGAACATGTAGATGATTAGACCAAGCACAGCATTTTGCTGATAACAAAGCTACGAAATACAGAAACTCAAACAAAAATAAACTGAGACTAAGACaaacaaaaatacaaaaatagaacatacagagagagatagagacacACACAGAAACAATTTtaaaaaattgaaaacaaaacaaaaaataaaacatggCATAGACACAGATGCAGACACACATACACAAAGACCAACAACACCAACTGCAAAGAGTGGCTCGGCTTCAACCTGCGACTCCGAGTACAACTCAACCTAGGACTCGAACTCAACCTCGAACTCCGCTTCGCTTGAGCCAAATCGAAACAAACGGAATCCATAATTAAAAAATCACGAACTGGAACGAGTAAATCTACAAAAACATGAGTGGAGAAACTCACCAACAACAGCAAATCGAAGTTCCGCGAAGCAACCACACACCGCCGCCCTGCTGCGCCAAAGAGATAAGAGAAGAAAACACAGAGCAAATCAAAAGACGAGATccacaagatctacaacttctgaTAGAGAAATGGAGGAAGAACTCACCAATAACGGCAAATCGACGACGAAAAGACCGTTCTGACTCGGGTACGCCTCCGCCAGCGCCCAAAACTCAGCCACCTACTGCGCCaagggaaaaaaagaagaaaacacaGACCAATCAACTCGAGAGCCAAAGTATCTACGACATCTGATCGAGAAATGTTGGAAGAAGTCACCAACGACGGCGAATCGCCGACGAAGAGGCCACCACCAGCGATGTGGGCGAGACGAAAGGGCAGGGGGAAAGGAAATGAAAAGCTCAAAACAGTAAATACGCGCATTTCCCAAAAATGAGCTAACAAGTGGGCCAGACCGGGCAGAGAGCAAAACGCAAATGGCCAACGGGGGGATGAAGAAGGGCAGAGATTGCGCCAGAGCCAGATCTGACGGTCACAAAATTCGTGTGAGCCAAAGCAAAGAATCACACACGCAAAATATAGCTTTTCTGTAAAAAGGTCAACATCCAATCCAAATCTAATTCCAAATCACAAATGTCTACTCCAATCTAATTGCtttaaattccaaattcatcCATTACAATTCAGTGATAGCAAAAGTATTATGTCTACTTCTTGATCCCATGTCTAAAGCTGGACCTTAGAATTGAAATTTACATTCATGCTTTAAATTTTTAACAAAATTGTCTAAAATATATTTGAGATGACTCATATGAGTATATGACAGCCTGCTATTTTGGGCAGGTTGGTGTGGTTATATATACATTAAAAGTTGTACTCTTGAATTGACAAAGTAGCCGTACTTGGATGGTGCTAGAGTTGACAAGGCACGACAGCGTGGCATGCCACGTACAATCAACGAGGGGTGAGGTTGAGCGTAAGTCTCAATACTAAAATAACTTTGATAGTTTATAGATGAAATTGAATCTGAAAATTAATGTTTAAAACGATCACTTTGATAGTTATGAAATTAGATCCAAAAGTAAAGTTTGATGATTGAAACAACTATTTTCAAAGCAGTCAGGGACGAATTTGAGCCTTAGGCAATAGTTGAGCTGCTAAAATGACTATTCCAACATAGTAGTATATGTACCTTTTCCAACAAAGAGAGCtgttgtcggtgtttttggaccaccgacaagtaaatttgtatttgcgtgtctggctcggatggtgtgctaggaggacgcaatggtttatactagttcgggcggaacgtccctacgtccagtttgttgttgctcgtgttaccggcacttgatttgctgtaggggttacaaacggacaaGAGAGGAAAAGAATCCTAAGTCTTTGGTGGAAAGAGTGAACGAGTGctaagagctcgatcgctgctcagccgtgtgttcgtATCGTGCTCTTATatttttatctcgtggttcgaTCCCGTGCGGATCTAGATCCTCCTTCAttgggcgccctgcttccccttttataggcgaagggaaagcgcgggttacagtggagaaaaatgagaagaacgagatagagaagaaggcttccaagatCATCGGgtcattcttctccttcatggGGGTCCCGTCGATCGTGTAGATGTCAACACAGACGGCTCCACGTCGAGACcatgttcgtcactggcgccatgcgcagacgtcatctgccggtcatggcgttccattccgtcTCGACGGACGTCGtgatgaactgacgcgcctgtcagcgttcgtgcgagggttaggcagaacagcaccagcacgcccgacactgttcttgatgtgaatcctcaggtatggcccgtcatggccacgggttacatcaagACGTGCCAGTCTCCTCcctgtgttagagttttgacccaaacCCACACACTTGGACCTGGAGTGATTGACAGCTATATGGGTCCCCgtcagacgagacggagcccgtacccaaaggtcgggcaagacagagcccacggccttaggCGAGacccccgcggcctcgaggtcgggccaCTGCCACTCTGTTGGCCATGGATGCGTCAAATATCATAAAAGCCAACGACAGCTTAAGACATGGGCCATGGCCGCATGGGGCACATGACACAACACAAGGGCTCACATTGAAATGATTCTGTAAAGAGTGAGAACAACACACATCAACCTTTATattaaaggccatacctagtgcaGAGAGTTATCACTCTATACGAGGTCAGGGAAAGGGCGTCAGTGGCAAACCTTACCCTTGCCTATGCAATGCGagaagaccacgactcgaacccggaaccttacagtcacagacggtaagactctaccgcttccACCATACCCGCCCTTCACACATCAACCTTTACATTCCGTTCACTAATTCTGATGCGGTGAAAACGAAAAATCTACCATCCAACTTTCCCACCAGCTCCCCACTCCCCTTTTCATGCCAGACTAACCTACTAACAAAGAGCCCACTCCAACATAGCTTGTACACCAGGCAGCCCATCTTCGGGTGCCTAGGTGAAATGGACCGCTTACTTCCCGTATCCTACAATTGGGAAGTAGTGGATGAAATgggaaaaaagaagagaaagaaaaagaatatGGGGTGGAACATTGTCAAATATACTTTACACAATCACTGAGCTTCTACCAGAGCCATAACGGAATAAGCTTCAGCGATGTTATAGCCAGAAAGACTTCTTCTCACCATATCCTGTGCATGGAacacccttctcttcttcttcccttttGCTAAAAAGGGTCTGGTCTGAACAATCCAGACCCGCTCCACAAGCTGTATTGTACAATTCGCATGCAGAGTAGCATACCCGGAGCCTGTTGTCTCCATCCTCGTCACACCGTTGAATTGAGATCTGATACGAGAAGTTCGATCAGAGGCAAAGTTAATTCATTGATAGATGATAGATTTGCTGATATCATATTAACATTAACATTTGTTTTTCACATGACTCAAGTGACATGATTGACAGCACTTGACAAAGATCAAGGATACCTACTGACAAGTAGATCTCACTAGCTAGTTATACCGGTTTAAGTAGAGTGCTCGTGCGCAGGTAGTTAACACAAGTATAGCTTAGTAGCACCAGTAGCTAACACAAGCTAGACAGTGCTACCTATTGCTCATCTAGTGTGTTCATGAATTTATTTAGCAACAATGAGCAAAAGCCTAATCCAGAAATGAGTATGCAATGGCAAGCTTAAGTTTGTcaagtatttgaaaaaaaaaacttcagcaAAAATCATGATAAAAATGTAAAAAGAGAAATGGTCAAAGAAAGCAGTACCCAGCAGGCTAGCCGCTTTGCAGCTGCTGCACAATTGGCATTGTTGAAGAAGTTAAGGAAGGTCCGCCCACTTGGCATCAATCTATTGTAATTTGGCACCAGAACTACAGTTTCAAGCTGCTGCAGTATACTGAGTTCACTTGGCGCACAATGCTGCCCCTCTGAATCTCTAACAAGTACATCATGACACATTGACAGACTGGGCAGTATTGCAGAACCCTTCTGACATGTGTAGCCCGCATAATCTGAACAACGGAATTCACATTTACCATTATCACAAACCCCTCCATGTAAACTACATTGTTCATCGCAAACCGCTGCATAAAAAGAAAGGAGGAAATTACTTCTTGCTTACATGAATAAGAACAACATGAAGATAAGGCATTTATTTCATTCAAAATCCATTACCCCAACATGACAACTGTCAAGCAAAACATTCCACAATGTCATAAATCTTATATTCTTATGAATTCAACCAAGCCATCACTACGTAAATATGTCCTCCCTTCCAGCCAACAATGCTTGTCACATTTGACTTCGCATGGTCTTCTATGTATATCTTTGACCAATAATATCTTCTAGGATATATTCTTAAAATCCTCCAAATTTATGATATTTTGCAAGTATGTTCCAATAAAAATCTACACATATTTTGCATGTCTCCAAACTAAATGATGTAAAAAATTTTGACGTTGTAGTTTTCAAGGTTTGACCAAATCTTATCCTCATCAACGTGTTTTTGTAACTAGAGAGAGTAGTAAGAAGAAACCAGTAGTAAAAGCTTCACCTGTTGAGCAGTCAATCCCTGTCCATCCACTTTCACATTCACAGATCCCATTAGCTTTGCATATACCATGGTTACTGCACTTGTCTGGGCAAGATCCTGTCCACCACACCAACAATAGTGAATTTGTAAGGTATAACGGAATGAACACTTCAAGGTGGCTGCAATTTTCAACAGTTTATGAACACCACAATCCTGTTGTATCATCTAATTCACGATATCAATTTTGCAAGGATAAACACATCGTGTGTAGTTCACACTACTGAAAATGATAAAAGTGGTAGATACTTACATGCCGCCTATTTCTTTCATCCTGGTTGACAAATGACAATACATGGAGCGAAACAACAGAAACCTAAATGCCATTTCCTGACCTAAGCTACTATGTGACGAATTGCTTGACCTAAGCTACTCATTTATTTTTAAGATACCCTTTTCCTAAGTAGATGCCAATTTGGAATTTCTACATTCAATGACAAATTGACAACAGCTTTGACCATTAAAATACACAAATATTTAAATCTATCATGTGAAAAATCAATATTTGTAGATTTGTCATTGAAGTACCTCCCTAATATTATACAATTTTCATGATCATTAGTGACTGGAATAATATCTTCTTAATACAGAAATAGTAAAACGTTAGAGAAGTTTCAAAGAAAGTGATAATTAGAAGAAAAACACACATCCGATGTCACTGTGGAGGAAATAGAAGCCAAGGGAAAACATATACTCACTTCTGCTGCAGTCATGACCATGAAAACCAGGAAAGCAGTGACAGGTTCCATCAATGCAGTCACCGTTAAAACTGCAGGACTTTGGACATTGGCCAGTCACTGGAACTGGTACAGTAGCACACAACTCATGATACACCGGGCAAATTAATTCCCCTTCAGAGCAAAAATAACTTCTATGAGAAAAAGACAAATTGATCTGATACACCTTAAGTAACAACCCTCACCATTGAATCCTGGAAATTGAACAGGCCCACCGGATTGTG harbors:
- the LOC136536171 gene encoding uncharacterized protein, whose translation is MDYSRTCYAKDMSLLPQILHQTIDDEFFRKLDSYARCKLPIELKDAIHKLIEKHCLNYGVSVNFNVNSITALSDEMRLIFIKLWKHVYSVSEMSQVLVLEVIMLLSDSVEKDEHFGSPVGGLDASPIISEADLRGSGVNSNGKYDPDLEVLHPSQYKLHQNLNDPSNGNVVDGVSKLKKNCYTDVGPSSPKLMSSSRNPLGDISNSKSLRKGCLKKSVFIGLSNSTDLENKYAPNSISPSPMPGYSIYFS